AACATGCAGGTGTTTCCTTTGTTAATTGAGAACTTCTCAAGTGAAGAACAAGCATCATTAGTGTGGCAATTCATGTGTAGTGTTCCGGTGATGGTGCTTGAAGAAATTTTCCCATGGATGACATCTTTACTCTCTCCCATGGAGAGATCTGAAGTTGAGAACTGCGTTAAACAAGTTGTCCCAAAGGAACTCTCCTTGCAACTGGTACATTCTCTCTATATGTATGCTGAGATGTGACTCATTTTTTCCTTCATTTTCTTGCAAGTGTAACaagatttaaattattttctgaaGGTCATAAACTCTTGGCTAATTGATGATGATAgtcaatcttcttcttttgcgGCTCTGACAAAGATCATGAAAGAAGTACATTCTGAAAATATGAATAACTCATCTCATCAGGCAGATTCATCAAATGGGCTGTTTCAACGTTTTTGGCAGTGGAGTAAAACGTCATTCTCTAGTCCAAATGCAGAACACACTCTGCTTCATGGTATTCAACTTCTGCATAATGCAATAAAAAGAGATTTGCTAGACATTCAAAAAGGATTAAGCCAGTTGAAATTTCCGAGCCTTTCATTGGACCTCAATGTGCTCGTGGTTCGGGTAAACTTCCTTGCTGATGTCCTCATCTTTTATGGGTAATAATATTTTGGAGACTTTGATTTTTTATGGTATGTTGTTTCTTGGACATGTCTTGTTTCCTTTtcctcctctttttttttatggtatGTAGTTTCTTGGACATGTCTTGTTAAATGCAGCAATGCATTTACGAAGTTCTTTTACCCAGTGTTTGAAGAAATGGTGGGTCAACACTCTTCTGCTTCAAAACAATTCACCATAGATGGCCATGTGGAAAACTTCAAGAGGTGGCTACACCTTGAAACTAGAACAGGGAGTGAAGACTTTGTCATAACTCTTCAGGATAAACTGAAATCCCTTATACTGACAGTATCAAAACAGTTTTCTCTAGAGGAAGCTGAGGTAAACTGTTTACATATATTGAAGAGACTACTGGTCAATTTTGATTTAGTTTCCATTTGACATCCAAAGTATTAAACTCGTTGCTGTCCAGGTATTCTCCATCATCAGCAAGAATTGCAACATTGATATGCAGAGGCAGCTTCTATACATGAGCCTTCATGTCCTGCCTCTTGGATTGCTCAAGTGTGTCATAATGTGGTTTTCTGCTCAGTTGTCAGAAGATGAATCTCAATCAATTATTCACTTCCTAAGCTGGGAAGATTCTTTTCCCAATAAACTTTTTTCACACCTCTTGTTGCAATGGTTTCGTTTTGGTTATTCAGGCAAAACATCAGTTGAAAGTTTCTGGGATGAGCTGTCCTTTATGTTCAAACCGAGATGTCCCTCTGAAGAGGAACACACTGAAGAAGCTTCTGGATCTATATACAATGGATCTGATCCTTCTTTGCTTGGGAACAAACATAAGTCGTCAACATGGTTCCAGCCAATGGATCTACCTCCTGGTTACATGAATGAGACACCTTACTCGAGTGCAATGAACCATCAAATGCTTATCCCAGGAAACCTCAAGcctcttcaacagcttcctgGTGACAACATTGGCGATCACTTAACTATGGACTGGAAACCGATTGATCTGCTTTTCTTGTTCCACAAGGCAATGCAGAAGGATATAGACTATCTTGTACGCGGTTCAGCACGACTGGCATCAGACAGTAGCTTCCTTGGAGAGTTTCATCAACGGTTTCATCTCATAAAGTTCTTGTATCAGATACATTCGGATGCAGAGGATGAGATTGCGTTTCCAGCCCTGGAGGCAAAGGGCAAACTACAAAACATTAGTCAGTCATACAGTATTGATCACGAACTTGAACTTGGACGTCTCAATAAAGTATCATTCCTTTTGAATGAGATGGCTGAACTCAACATGTTGTTGTTATCTATCAACTCAAATGCAGTGGAGAAGTATGAGAATTTATGTTTGAGCCTCCAAGATGTATGTAAATCCATTCATAAGCTATTGTCTGAGCATCTCCACCGCGAAGAAACCGAGCTATGGTCTTTGTTTAGAAACTGCTTCACTAttgaagaacaagagaagatCATAGCATCCATGCTTGGAAGAATGAGTGGAGAAATATTGCAAGATATTATTCCATGGTTAATGGAATCTTTGGTCCCTGAGGAGCAACAGGCTGTGATGTCTTTGTGGCGTCAAGCCACAAGGAAAACAATGTTTGCTGAATGGCTAAAGGAATGGTACAATAGTAATGTTGTTGGAGAAGAAATAGGGGAAACAAAAACAGTTCCATCTGAGGATTCAGATCCACTAGATATTGTCTGGAAATATCTATTTGAGGAAGCTGCTGATGAGGAAAGAGGAAGCACTTGCAGCAAACCTATGGAAGTTTTAGAGACAAGTTTAAAGGATAGCATGAGTAAGCCACTTGTGAAGGTTTCTCCTGATAACAAGGAAGGAGTTGGCAACAAAGAGGAGATTCATAAAGAAAACTCAGAGAGTAAGAAGGTATGTACAAGAGTTGATGAAAAGATGTATAAAGAAGAAACTCAAGCCTACCAAATGCCTAGAACATCAAGCCAATCTGATCAAGCCAATAAATATGAGTGCCTCTTATCAATGAGTCAGGAGGATGTGGAGGCTACAGTTAGAAGAATTTCTCGTGACTCTTCTTTGGATCCTCAGAAGAAATCATATATCATGCAGAACTTCTTGATGAGGTAACCCtacatccaattttttttttgtaagtcaTGTTATAACTGTTCAAAGTAGACGAGGACTTTGTTTAGTCTAAtcaatatttttctttgttgtgACTTACCCTAGTTCGTATACTTTTTCAGCCGTTGGATTGCCACACAACGGATACATAATCTTGAACCATCCAGTATCTCAAACAATATGGAAGTAGTTCCTGGTCAACATCCATCTTATAGAGATCCTCAAAAGGGGATCTTTGGTTGCAAACACTACAAGAGGAATTGCAAGCTTCTTGCTCCTTGTTGCAACAAGCTTTTCACATGTATACGGTGCCATGATGAAGAGGTTGATCACTCAGTGGATAGGTAGTCACATGTTTATTGCTTCCATTTTCATGTACAAAATATCAGTCTCatccatattttaatttttataatttttgtgtaGGAAACAAATCACAACAATGATGTGTGTGAAGTGCATGATTATTCAGCCAATAGGCGCGAGGTGCTCAAATATTTCATGCAATTCTTCAATGGGAAAATATTACTGCAAAATCTGCAAACTATTTGACGATGAAAGGTAACATTTATCCTACTTGAGCATCTCTATTTGGATGCTTAACGTAtcctattttcaaaatattagttAAACCAAATAAAAGTTTCATTGGAAAATATCTGAAACTGGATAGCTTTCTCTCTCACTCACTGCTCatctttttagttaatttttcttgttgttttgGACTAAAATGTATGATGTAAAGTAAGGTTAAGGCTAGTGATTTTTCATGTTGAAAAAGTTGTCCATCTTAAAGCATTTATTCTTTGTAGAGAATTATATTATTGTCCCTATTGTATGTTAAAGTTTGAACTAACGTTGTGGCATATCGTACATACTTGCAGATTCAGAACctctacattaaaaaaaaatgttgttacaCGCAGTTTATTTATGTTCTTTGGTCGAAACTAGACATGATATTGATAGTTTTTGACGATTGAAGGTTTTTCTTGCAGAGAAATCTATCATTGTCCATATTGCAATCTCTGCCGGTTAGGAAAAGGATTGGGCATTGAATATTTCCATTGCATGAAATGCAATGCTTGTATGTCACGGACCTTAGTAGAACATGTATGCAGAGAAAAGTGCTTAGAAGATAATTGTCCGATTTGTCATGAGTATATTTTTACCTCGAATTCTCCGGCAAAGGCTCTTCCATGTGGTCATGTGATGCACTCAGCATGCTTTCAGGTGCTTAAATTCTTATGTTTTATGACAATTTATGAAACTATGCTAAGAATATTTATTTGTGTGTGCTCTGTCTATGGTTGTAGGAGTACACATGTTCACATTACACATGCCCTATTTGCAGCAAGTCACTAGGGGATATGAAGGTTAGTTCATAATGTTCTTTTTAATTCCTCTGACCCTTTATTGAGACAAATTCTCAAACAGTGAGGTGATTCATTAATGAAAGAATTGTCTCACGCAGGTATACTTTAGAATGTTAGATGCACTGCTTGCAGAACAAAAAATGCCGGATGAATACTTAAACCAAACTCAGG
The window above is part of the Brassica napus cultivar Da-Ae chromosome C8, Da-Ae, whole genome shotgun sequence genome. Proteins encoded here:
- the LOC106368893 gene encoding zinc finger protein BRUTUS-like At1g18910; protein product: MGVGVPLPPDKNRRENKPPDITSSSSGVSVVNARLSDSPILLFVYFHKAFRAQLAELHRLAGDRVKTGSYLAVELRRKFDYLKLVYKYHSAAEDEVIFSALDTRVKNIAFNYSLEHDSTEDLFTSIFHWLHVLEEERGDTADVLREVILCIGTIQSSICHHMLKEERQVFPLLIENFSSEEQASLVWQFMCSVPVMVLEEIFPWMTSLLSPMERSEVENCVKQVVPKELSLQLVINSWLIDDDSQSSSFAALTKIMKEVHSENMNNSSHQADSSNGLFQRFWQWSKTSFSSPNAEHTLLHGIQLLHNAIKRDLLDIQKGLSQLKFPSLSLDLNVLVVRVNFLADVLIFYGNAFTKFFYPVFEEMVGQHSSASKQFTIDGHVENFKRWLHLETRTGSEDFVITLQDKLKSLILTVSKQFSLEEAEVFSIISKNCNIDMQRQLLYMSLHVLPLGLLKCVIMWFSAQLSEDESQSIIHFLSWEDSFPNKLFSHLLLQWFRFGYSGKTSVESFWDELSFMFKPRCPSEEEHTEEASGSIYNGSDPSLLGNKHKSSTWFQPMDLPPGYMNETPYSSAMNHQMLIPGNLKPLQQLPGDNIGDHLTMDWKPIDLLFLFHKAMQKDIDYLVRGSARLASDSSFLGEFHQRFHLIKFLYQIHSDAEDEIAFPALEAKGKLQNISQSYSIDHELELGRLNKVSFLLNEMAELNMLLLSINSNAVEKYENLCLSLQDVCKSIHKLLSEHLHREETELWSLFRNCFTIEEQEKIIASMLGRMSGEILQDIIPWLMESLVPEEQQAVMSLWRQATRKTMFAEWLKEWYNSNVVGEEIGETKTVPSEDSDPLDIVWKYLFEEAADEERGSTCSKPMEVLETSLKDSMSKPLVKVSPDNKEGVGNKEEIHKENSESKKVCTRVDEKMYKEETQAYQMPRTSSQSDQANKYECLLSMSQEDVEATVRRISRDSSLDPQKKSYIMQNFLMSRWIATQRIHNLEPSSISNNMEVVPGQHPSYRDPQKGIFGCKHYKRNCKLLAPCCNKLFTCIRCHDEEVDHSVDRKQITTMMCVKCMIIQPIGARCSNISCNSSMGKYYCKICKLFDDEREIYHCPYCNLCRLGKGLGIEYFHCMKCNACMSRTLVEHVCREKCLEDNCPICHEYIFTSNSPAKALPCGHVMHSACFQEYTCSHYTCPICSKSLGDMKVYFRMLDALLAEQKMPDEYLNQTQVILCNDCGRKGNAPYHWLYHKCSCCASYNTRLL